Proteins encoded by one window of Hyphomicrobium nitrativorans NL23:
- a CDS encoding OmpP1/FadL family transporter, which translates to MARDVSAGQAIRWSGAIALGGLITFSSFVLSGTDAQAGGLSVREQSVSFQGMSFAGAAAGGDLSSSFWNPAAMATAGYGLATESHFSLIVADIDVRAESVSVLPGSLVTPSTTAVNDVSKIDPIAVVGASYASWRVNDEFVFGLSISAPFGSQNDASDPVWSGQYHYRASQLLTVNVNPIVSYQISPTLAIGAGPQIQYMLLKVKANPSGALAPPQRRSVLEGDDIGVGFTAGLLWQPTPATSIGLGYRSAVSHNIEGDASMRGGMLATGGGLGTVAFEPTAFSAKLETPEMLTLSARQSISPAARLLATVEWTNWSRLDEVNFMATRMGGIAAGPFSPGDSVNVLDFHWDDGWFFSLGGEWDYSSRVTLRAGAAYEVSPIRRATQRKINVADSDRIWLSAGASYALNETMSFDVAYSHIIFDDAPIDSLTTSPASPTTPVRQFVGRAHQSADIVSVAMKSKW; encoded by the coding sequence ATGGCTCGCGACGTCTCTGCGGGGCAGGCTATCCGTTGGTCTGGCGCTATCGCACTCGGCGGTTTGATCACGTTCTCGTCATTCGTTCTTTCCGGCACGGACGCGCAGGCCGGCGGCCTCTCGGTCCGCGAACAGTCCGTTTCCTTCCAGGGAATGTCGTTTGCAGGTGCCGCTGCCGGCGGAGACCTCAGCTCCAGCTTCTGGAACCCGGCCGCGATGGCGACCGCGGGCTACGGGCTCGCGACGGAAAGCCACTTTTCTCTCATCGTCGCGGATATCGACGTGCGCGCGGAGAGCGTGAGCGTGTTACCCGGCTCGCTCGTGACGCCCTCGACGACGGCGGTCAACGACGTTTCCAAGATCGATCCGATCGCTGTCGTCGGTGCCTCATACGCCTCTTGGCGCGTCAACGACGAGTTCGTTTTCGGCCTTTCGATCTCGGCCCCGTTCGGATCACAAAACGACGCCAGCGATCCCGTGTGGTCGGGACAATACCACTATCGCGCCTCGCAGCTCCTCACCGTCAACGTCAATCCGATCGTTTCGTATCAGATCTCGCCCACGCTTGCGATCGGCGCAGGTCCGCAGATCCAATACATGCTGCTGAAGGTCAAGGCCAACCCGTCCGGCGCGCTGGCGCCGCCGCAACGCAGGTCGGTCCTCGAAGGCGACGACATCGGCGTGGGCTTTACGGCCGGCCTTCTTTGGCAGCCCACCCCCGCTACGAGCATCGGTCTCGGATACCGCTCAGCGGTGTCTCACAATATCGAGGGCGACGCGTCGATGCGCGGCGGAATGCTCGCGACGGGGGGCGGTCTCGGAACTGTCGCCTTCGAGCCTACCGCATTCTCAGCCAAGCTCGAAACACCGGAGATGCTCACGCTCAGCGCGCGCCAATCCATCAGCCCAGCCGCTCGTCTTCTGGCGACCGTGGAATGGACGAACTGGAGCCGGCTCGACGAAGTCAACTTCATGGCCACCCGCATGGGCGGCATCGCGGCTGGCCCCTTCTCACCGGGCGACAGCGTCAACGTCCTCGATTTCCATTGGGACGATGGATGGTTCTTCTCACTCGGAGGCGAGTGGGATTATTCGAGCCGGGTTACGTTGCGCGCAGGGGCCGCCTACGAAGTATCGCCCATTCGGCGCGCCACCCAGCGCAAGATCAACGTCGCGGACAGCGATCGCATCTGGCTCAGCGCCGGCGCCAGCTATGCGCTCAACGAGACCATGTCCTTCGACGTTGCCTATTCGCACATCATTTTCGACGATGCGCCCATCGACTCGCTCACGACCTCGCCCGCCAGCCCGACGACACCCGTGAGGCAGTTCGTCGGGCGCGCCCATCAATCCGCCGACATCGTCTCGGTCGCGATGAAATCGAAGTGGTGA